Proteins from one Chelonia mydas isolate rCheMyd1 chromosome 14, rCheMyd1.pri.v2, whole genome shotgun sequence genomic window:
- the PPP1R18 gene encoding phostensin, giving the protein MASAQAPALPEWKLQLLERKRKEEEEARRREREQQDRMAKMPAWKREIIERRRAKQGSGTSFSDPEGGGGGAGPPSAVVGPPSSGMGQEESAVLQEKIGPVHQNPFIQLEKRRKETAAPEAEPAGAKAKQLMELYSQRPGVRTLRADNVIIIESVPGAAPPGAERRAEAKSGSVESLNELLARRGGSVTEIRAGEVFIVKSALSRSVEDLNSFGQSHGEADCRLGLPEQRRGRVSKLLSRFGQEDPPPRPLRSLSTENLADGSYERPLAARKPPGSAQRRSGTPSPPRDLPGLAPSPPPFTVASYRSQFEARSEAWPESPPRRSPTSKAWGREAASPERGARLDGGSPGLVVPGPRSREANSPDRGAWHCGNTLAVVPGPQGTEAASPERGTRGDGNAMAPGPRGREAASPERGARPGGGALAVGSGLQAREAASPERGARPGGGALAVGSGLQAREAASPERGARPGGGALAVGSGLQAREAASPERGARPGGGALAVGLGLQARDAASPERGARPGGGALVVGLGLQAREAASSERRDGAGDGSGAVIPGPPGREVASPDSGGRADNGDASSPGPPADTILDAEAQAKAVASLRLHSRNSFVVVPRRAAASPPPDPGEARQETSTSPPKAAAAPASTSSSSSPSREQLPLPASTEEPAEGEAMRRGGRGPRELGGPSALPHPAVQRRSGNTITINPRKAPVPAVENGVEGEGGPAAPEKAAGAPLKKRYPTAEEIQVIGGYLSLSKSCLAKNDPHRKKLKISFSESQLERTFQYPSEGSLLEEFGPPEESDVLASANPHGEDDEEEEELLLLHRGLPGVLRTKSLIVDESCRR; this is encoded by the coding sequence ATGGCGTCGGCTCAGGCACCGGCCCTGCCGGAGTggaagctgcagctgctggagaggaagcggaaggaagaggaagaggcgCGACGTAGAGAGCGGGAGCAGCAGGACCGCATGGCCAAGATGCCAGCCTGGAAGCGGGAGATCATCGAACGCCGCCGCGCCAAGCAGGGCTCCGGCACCTCTTTCTCGGACCCGGAAGGCGGTGGCGGCGGAGCAGGGCCCCCCTCAGCTGTGGTGGGGCCGCCCAGCTCCGGGATGGGCCAGGAGGAGAGCGCCGTGCTGCAGGAGAAGATTGGCCCGGTGCACCAGAATCCCTTCATCCAGCTGGAGAAGCGGCGCAAGGAGACGGCGGCGCCGGAGGCCGAGCCGGCTGGTGCCAAGGCCAAGCAGTTGATGGAGCTGTACAGCCAGCGTCCCGGGGTGAGGACCCTACGGGCCGACAACGTCATCATCATTGAGTCGGTGCCGGGAGCGGCGCCGCCGGGGGCCGAGCGGCGGGCCGAGGCCAAATCCGGCAGCGTGGAGTCCCTGAACGAGCTGCTGGCCCGGCGCGGCGGGAGCGTGACCGAGATCCGGGCCGGCGAAGTCTTCATTGTCAAATCGGCCCTCAGCCGCAGCGTGGAAGACCTCAACTCCTTCGGCCAAAGCCACGGCGAGGCCGATTGCCGGCTGGGGCTCCCGGAGCAACGCCGCGGGCGTGTCAGCAAGTTGCTAAGCCGCTTCGGCCAGGAGGACCCACCCCCGCGCCCGCTCAGGTCCCTCAGCACCGAGAACCTCGCCGATGGCTCCTACGAACGCCCCCTGGCGGCAAGGAAACCACCCGGCTCGGCCCAGCGCCGTAGTGGCACACCCAGCCCTCCCCGTGACCTGCCGGGCCTGGCCCCCTCGCCACCTCCCTTCACCGTGGCTTCCTACCGCAGCCAGTTTGAAGCCAGGTCTGAGGCCTGGCCAGAGAGCCCTCCGAGGCGCTCCCCCACCAGCAAAGCGTGGGGCAGGGAGGCCGCCTCGCCAGAGAGGGGAGCCAGGCTTGATGGCGGCAGCCCTGGCCTGGTGGTGCCGGGCCCTCGGAGCAGGGAGGCCAATTCACCGGACAGGGGAGCCTGGCACTGTGGAAACACATTGGCCGTGGTGCCAGGGCCTCAAGGCACGGAGGCCGCCTCACCAGAAAGGGGAACTAGGGGTGATGGCAATGCCATGGCGCCAGGACCGCGAGGCAGAGAAGCCGCCTCACCGGAGAGGGGAGCCAGGCCTGGCGGCGGTGCGTTGGCAGTGGGATCGGGCCTACAAGCCAGAGAAGCCGCCTCACCGGAGAGGGGAGCCAGGCCTGGCGGCGGTGCGTTGGCAGTGGGATCGGGCCTACAAGCCAGAGAAGCCGCCTCACCGGAGAGGGGAGCCAGGCCTGGCGGCGGTGCGTTGGCAGTGGGATCGGGCCTACAAGCCAGAGAAGCCGCCTCACCGGAGAGGGGAGCCAGGCCTGGTGGCGGTGCGTTGGCTGTGGGGTTGGGCCTACAAGCCAGAGACGCCGCCTCACCGGAGAGGGGAGCCAGGCCTGGTGGCGGTGCGTTggtggtggggctgggcctgCAAGCCAGAGAAGCCGCCTCATCGGAGAGGCGTGATGGTGCTGGCGACGGCTCGGGTGCGGTGATACCGGGCCCACCGGGCAGAGAGGTCGCCTCACCAGACAGTGGGGGTAGGGCGGACAACGGAGACGCCTCATCCCCAGGGCCGCCTGCCGACACCATCTTGGATGCCGAGGCCCAGGCCAAAGCCGTGGCCAGCCTGCGCCTGCACTCGCGCAACTCCTTCGTGGTGGTGCCGCGCCGGGCggccgcctcccctcccccagaccccGGTGAGGCTCGGCAGGAAACCAGCACTTCTCCTCCAAAGGCTGCCGCTGCTCCGgcctccacttcctcctcctcctcccctagcCGCGAGCAGCTTCCCCTCCCGGCCAGCACCGAGGAGCCGGCCGAGGGGGAGGCCATGAGGCGCGGGGGCCGGGGGCCCCGGGAGCTGGGgggcccctctgccctgccccacccggcCGTGCAGCGCCGGAGCGGCAACACCATCACCATCAATCCCCGCAAGGCGCCGGTGCCGGCCGTGGAGAACGGCGTGGAGGGCGAGGGGGGCCCCGCAGCGCCCGAGAAGGCGGCTGGCGCGCCACTGAAGAAGCGCTACCCGACGGCGGAGGAGATCCAGGTGATCGGGGGCTACCTGTCCCTGTCGAAATCCTGCCTGGCCAAGAACGACCCCCACCGCAAAAAG